In Rutidosis leptorrhynchoides isolate AG116_Rl617_1_P2 chromosome 2, CSIRO_AGI_Rlap_v1, whole genome shotgun sequence, one genomic interval encodes:
- the LOC139889553 gene encoding uncharacterized protein: MCPPDHRLLIGGDLNGHIGSDVEGYAGVHGGFGYGVRNEEGLSILEFAVAHDLAVVNSFFKKRDAQLATFHSGGHSTQIDYLLIRKGDLRTCGDCKVLTALTCSSEHRLLAMDLVLQRRATKSVRQVQPKILWKKLNGEKAETFKTSVVGRVDAELEMVSNDDVDQMWNCLASSIREVAKEALGVAVGTSRGHRAVRESRWFSDEVQSKVALKQLRFRELITPGEGTPTDRIRAEERYKEAKREAKKAVALAKEKAYEDLYKKLDSKEGANDIYKIAKARERRRMDLDNIKFIKNEACQTLVKEDEIRKRWEEYFSSLFVGRRPERHEDLQDAEVEHSHNNIDRERISQEEVRLALRKMGRNKSVGPDQIPIEAWRCLGDTGVRWLTCLFNKTFRSSKMPMEWRLSETIPIYKNKGDAQCCGAKSCVRTPVGNTEVFPIEVGLHQGSALSPFLFALILDELSRGIQECIPWCLIFADDIVLVSDSKEGLNRRLEQWRVALESNGLYISRQKTGYLSCDFDRNVDEQSDGVNICIGDQILHPQTSFRYLGSVLHNSGRIDEDVSHRIKVGPMLDGVGLDMLVFMGMFGCSCLFSRMYACRWLSMNVRLYAYVGFGRYGFIAALLYTSCAPQNTLRSVANNLFICRT; this comes from the exons ATGTGCCCCCCAGACCATAGATTACTTATTGGTGGAGATCTCAATGGCCACATAGGATCTGATGTTGAGGGATATGCGGGAGTTCACGGGGGTTTTGGGTACGGAGTTAGAAATGAGGAAGGACTCTCTATTCTCGAATTTGCTGTTGCCCACGACTTGGCAGTTGTGAATTCGTTTTTCAAGAAGAGGGATGCTCAGTTAGCAACTTTTCATAGCGGGGGTCATAGTACCCAGATTGACTATCTGTTAATTCGCAAAGGGGATCTTAGGACTTGTGGAGACTGTAAGGTCCTGACTGCCTTGACATGCTCCTCCGAGCACAGACTGTTGGCCATGGATTTGGTTCTCCAGAGACGGGCCACAAAGAGTGTGCGACAAGTCCAACCTAAGATCTTGTGGAAGAAGTTGAACGGAGAGAAGGCAGAGACCTTTAAAACATCGGTTGTAGGTAGAGTGGATGCAGAATTAGAAATGGTATCCAATGATGACGTGGATCAGATGTGGAACTGTCTGGCGTCCTCCATTAGAGAGGTAGCCAAGGAAGCCCTAGGTGTGGCTGTAGGTACATCTAGAGGCCATAGGGCTGTTAGAGAATCACGGTGGTTCAGTGACGAGGTTCAAAGCAAAGTTGCGCTTAAGCAActaaggtttagggagctcatcACTCCTGGGGAGGGGACTCCGACGGATAGAATTAGGGCTGAAGAGagatataaagaagctaaaagagaagctaagaaggctgtAGCCCTAGCAAAAGAAAAGGCATATGAAGATCTGTATAAGAAACTTGACTCCAAAGAGGGAGCTAATGATATTTACAagatagccaaagctagggagcgaagaCGCATGGATCTTGATAACATCAAGTTTATTAAAAATGAAGCTTGTCAAACTTTAGTTAAGGAAGAcgaaattaggaaaagatgggaagagtaTTTCTCATCTCTCTTCGTAGGGAGAAGACCAGAGCGCCACGAGGACTTACAAGACGCTGAGGTAGAACATTCCCATAACAACATAGATCGCGAGAGGATTAGCCAAGAGGAAGTAAGATTggcactacgaaagatggggagaaataaATCAGTGGGACCGGATCAGATCCCTATTGAGGCGTGGCGGTGCCTGGGCGACACTGGTGTTAGGTGGCTGACTTGCCTTTTTAACAAGACGTTTCGAAGCTCTaaaatgcctatggaatggagactgaGTGAGACTATTCCCATCTATAAGAACAAGGGGGATGCTCAATGTTGCg GGGCGAAGTCTTGTGTTCGAACACCGGTGGGAAATACTGAAGTGTTTCCAATAGAAGTAGGCCTGcaccagggatcggcccttagcccttttcttttcgctttgatccttgaTGAACTATCTCGAGGGATACAAGAGTGCATCCCTTGGTGcctgatttttgccgatgatattgtgctCGTTTCGGATTCTAAGGAGGGGCTTAATAGAAGACTAGAGCAATGGAGGGTGGCCTTAGAAAGTAATGGTCTATACATTAGTAGACAAAAGACGGGGTATCTTAGTTGCGATTTTGATAGGAATGTTGATGAACAAAGTGATGGAGTGAACATCTGTATCggagaccagatcttgcatccaCAAACTTCGTTTAGATACCTGGGCTCGGTGCTCCACAATTCGGGGAGGATAGATGAAGACGTGTCGCATCGAATTAAGGTAGG acCCATGCTTGATGGTGTAGGTTTAGACATGTTGGTTTTTATGGGTATGTTTGGATGTtcgtgttt GTTTTCCCGTATGTATGCGTGTAGGTGGTTATCTATGAATGTACGTTTGTATGCTTATGTAGGTTTTGGTAGATATGGTTTTAT TGCAGCTTTACTTTATACGTCTTGTGCTCCGCAGAACACTCTAag GTCGGTTGCAAACAATCTTTTTATCTGTCGAACATAG
- the LOC139894547 gene encoding uncharacterized protein has translation MLGDVLSERPKHWSLNSISSFGHYANRRYGSVKCFPIKLTSPPTDYIDRQSIANGFNLYNRVNPVGEGSWNVAWDVRPARWLHRPHTAWLLFGICAYLAAPPAIELIETVTDPVDDEGISDVCAPIVLENSVNYRVTGVPADGRCLFRAIAHMVCLRNGDEAPDENRQKELADELRVQVVDELIKRREETEWFIEGDFDAYIKRIQKPFVWGGEPELLMASHVLKTTISVHMFERGSNNLSKIATYGEEYNQTENKPIKVLFHGYGHYDILEDIS, from the exons ATGCTCGGCGACGTACTTTCCGAACGTCCAAAACACTGGTCTCTAAATTCAATATCATCATTCGGACACTACGCTAATCGCCGTTATGGTTCCGTTAAATGTTTTCCAATCAAACTAACGTCTCCACCGACGGATTATATCGACCGTCAGTCTATAGCTAACGGATTCAATTTATACAATCGAGTTAATCCTGTAGGTGAAGGTTCATGGAACGTTGCGTGGGACGTACGTCCTGCTCGGTGGCTGCATCGACCGCATACCGCCTGGCTTCTTTTCGGCATTTGTGCTTATCTTGCTGCACCGCCTGCAATTGAATTAATCGAAACGGTtactgatcctgttgatgatgaagGAATTAGTGATGTTTGTGCTCCAATTGTGTTAGAGAATTCTGTTAACTACAGAGTTACAG GTGTTCCAGCGGACGGGAGATGTTTATTTCGAGCGATAGCTCATATGGTCTGCCTAAGAAATGGGGATGAAGCCCCTGATGAGAATCGTCAAAAAGAACTTGCAGACGAATTGAGAGTTCAA GTTGTTGATGAACTTATCAAGAGAAGAGAGGAGACCGAATG GTTTATTGAAGGAGACTTTGATGCTTATATAAAGAGGATTCAGAAACCTTTTGTATGGGGTGGAGAACCTGAGCTTTTGATGGCTTCTCATGTTCTTAA GACCACTATATCGGTGCACATGTTTGAGAGGGGTTCGAACAATTTATCAAAGATTGCAACCTATGGTGAAGAGTACAACCAAACAGAAAATAAACCGATTAAAGTTCTGTTTCATGGTTATGGTCATTATGACATACTAGAAGACATATCTTAA
- the LOC139889554 gene encoding uncharacterized protein, translating into MLESNKQALVADRITSQNSTSTGLWNWSRNPYGRTLNELTELNNLIASINLTDKPDTWKWALDNDGIFTTKKLASILDNTKLATPQHTFKTPKNKLLPQKINIFIWRLIYGRIPTRIELDKRNVDLNSLLCPLCNSHVETIEHILFLCPKTSSVWLSILKWWNLPSNTLTTFTDITISEQPFPTSKSGSYIWQATKWASTYIIWKHRNLNVFSKKEWCVATILAEIQSQSYAWISKRAKKSIIDWHQWLINPSSYTSDQQRTGIG; encoded by the coding sequence ATGCTTGAAAGCAACAAACAAGCTCTGGTTGCCGATCGTATCACGTCACAAAACTCTACTTCCACCGGATTATGGAATTGGTCGAGAAACCCATATGGACGTACCCTCAACGAATTAACGGAACTCAACAATCTTATTGCCTCCATTAATTTAACTGATAAACCTGACACTTGGAAGTGGGCCTTAGATAACGATGGTATCTTCACAACAAAGAAACTTGCTTCTATCCTCGACAACACCAAACTCGCCACTCCACAACACACCTTCAAAACTCCGAAAAACAAACTTTTACCCCAAAAAATTAACATATTTATCTGGAGATTAATTTATGGTAGAATTCCCACTCGCATTGAACTAGACAAACGTAATGTTGACCTTAATTCGCTTCTTTGCCCATTATGCAACTCACACGTCGAAACCATTGAACACATTCTTTTTCTTTGTCCGAAAACATCAAGTGTATGGCTATCTATACTAAAATGGTGGAACCTTCCTTCTAACACCCTCACCACCTTTACCGACATTACCATCTCGGAGCAACCGTTCCCTACGTCGAAATCCGGTTCATACATATGGCAAGCCACTAAATGGGCATCTACATACATTATTTGGAAACATAGGAATCTTAATGTCTTTAGCAAAAAGGAATGGTGTGTTGCTACAATTTTAGCCGAAATCCAATCACAATCTTACGCTTGGATCTCCAAAAGAGCAAAGAAGTCTATAATCGATTGGCATCAATGGCTCATCAACCCATCATCATACACCTCGGATCAACAAAGAACGGGCATTGGCTAA